The following coding sequences lie in one Euhalothece natronophila Z-M001 genomic window:
- a CDS encoding helix-turn-helix domain-containing protein, whose amino-acid sequence MLSLNYQFKLKVNKQQASTIDEWLDVCKSVYNYALRERKDWVNSRKCPIDRCSLDSEYIIPAEAPRPTYANQCKSLGQAKKKFPRLKVPQSQVLQQTIKVLEEAFVKMWNRGFGFPRFKKRMRSFVFPQVKPDCIQGTPNLQEGDFL is encoded by the coding sequence ATGCTCAGTCTCAACTACCAATTTAAGCTCAAAGTCAATAAACAGCAGGCTTCTACCATTGATGAATGGTTAGATGTCTGTAAGTCGGTTTATAACTATGCTTTGAGAGAGCGTAAAGACTGGGTTAATTCTAGAAAATGTCCAATTGACCGTTGCTCTCTTGATTCCGAGTATATCATTCCTGCTGAAGCTCCTAGACCGACTTATGCCAACCAGTGTAAAAGTTTAGGACAAGCGAAGAAAAAGTTTCCTCGCTTAAAAGTTCCACAATCTCAAGTCCTCCAACAAACTATAAAGGTCTTGGAAGAGGCTTTTGTTAAGATGTGGAATCGAGGATTTGGTTTTCCTAGATTCAAGAAAAGGATGAGGAGCTTTGTGTTTCCCCAAGTCAAACCAGACTGTATTCAAGGGACCCCCAACCTTCAGGAGGGGGATTTCTTGTAA
- a CDS encoding cupredoxin domain-containing protein — translation MLNIISIKTGLRLLGLMAIVGLMACQPEINDQDAPVDDMPDEEMPEEDEVGEETTLDLTAEGREFYIDGEEEENPDLVVQEGSMVEVTLCVTGGTHDWVVDEFDAATDQIGEDDECSTVSFVADQVGEFEYYCSVGNHREEGMYGTLIVEEEE, via the coding sequence ATGTTAAATATTATCTCAATCAAAACAGGATTACGTTTATTAGGTTTAATGGCTATTGTTGGGTTAATGGCTTGTCAACCTGAAATCAATGATCAGGATGCTCCAGTTGATGATATGCCTGATGAAGAAATGCCTGAGGAAGATGAAGTTGGAGAAGAAACAACCCTTGACTTAACCGCAGAAGGAAGAGAGTTTTATATTGACGGAGAAGAAGAAGAAAATCCTGATTTAGTGGTGCAAGAAGGTTCTATGGTAGAAGTTACCCTTTGTGTCACCGGCGGGACTCATGACTGGGTGGTTGATGAATTTGATGCTGCTACTGATCAAATTGGAGAGGATGACGAATGTAGCACCGTATCATTTGTTGCGGATCAAGTTGGTGAATTTGAATACTACTGCAGTGTTGGGAATCATCGCGAGGAAGGTATGTATGGCACATTAATTGTTGAAGAAGAAGAATAG